In Tachysurus fulvidraco isolate hzauxx_2018 chromosome 25, HZAU_PFXX_2.0, whole genome shotgun sequence, the following proteins share a genomic window:
- the epb41b gene encoding protein 4.1b isoform X2, producing the protein MTALRCRVILLDGAVIERDLEKKAVGQVLFNEVCEYLNLLERDYFGLAAWDSSNNKVWLEFSKPVHKQIISHDTTFTFSVKLYPPDPSLLAEDITRYLLCLQLRADILASRLPCPSDILAVLGSYTVQAEFGDYNPELHRKEFFSNIPLAPNQTPELEEDVAELHQTLKSMSPAEADQGFLQNVKTLHMYGVHLHPAKDASGGDVMLGVCAEGLVVYEDEENTQSFSWPTVLNISYKRSNFQARIFHSEDASENTIKFTLPSYRACKCLWKIAVEHHGFFRNLKDLAKAPLQLGSRNEESLEVSTTIKRAAPRFARSTIKRKAKESFRVDMKRPNRTEFVDWFQLLSSDETWPAYSPDKYQVTAGETLAYKEREEVDELDNEWFQLLGGRSFPTQHPYSSLSSDSDILESDKFQVWKLQADDWFVLLEPHTYQPGVRHWKTQLLSFQSSQAEEQTEELEYIKGNSEKSINIVWKRNEDDAVTEQHEELEMERNLSPDVVGKNLELETRGSEQIVKVMREMMEGEVDGEELQTVVMYEQRRQVVESYAGQPQEAFVEQRIRTEHELMLKPGEVVSEENIEELEETLQEVESVERTLQDIERLKGKLQEVELLEQKLQEVQQAGRQLGENDDWYILLENKLMASSAPVRLLGVETSEKKLQKKPEQGDRGDWYLMLDRKPLVVSSANAGLATDTTERKAELSQWTEEKLQRANILTSVQMKDDWYNLLDLLPRPTQTTQPALPPSETVQSSWVNVVEEHKNLDEESKWREERTIYVEETHPILPVQREEQTQKQVDDDRFIQLYVPPKEAGKQTAVDVHKETREEEVQLIKPQVKTIIIEEERREMLETAHEVVHMNPIPFEKRDVPAGLTMDTTERKAEMSQWTEEKLQGANTLTSVQMKDDWYTLLDLLPQPTQTTQPALPQSVETVQSSWVNVVEEHKNLDEESKWREERTIYVGETQPILPVQREEQTQKQVDDDWFVQLYVPPKEAGKQTAVDVHKETREEEVQLIKPQVKTIIIEEERREMLETAHEVVHMNPIPFEKRDVPAGLTMDTTERKAEMSQWTEEKLQGANTLTSVQMKDDWYILLDLLPRPTQTTKPALLNTTEQKAEITQWIEGELQRANTLPPVQMKDDWDNFLDLPTRPTQTTQTELPPSGTTKTTPAVDVHKETREEEVQLIKKQVKMMKSEEERREMQETSHEVIQMKPIPFEKRDVSSGATFYTTEQRAEIRPWIGEELQRANTLPPVQMKDDWYILLDFLPRPTQTTQPALTPSGTTITTPDVASLIPRQTVTIKEKEVTFVKKPMIINEKQVIVGRVEKKIPATMHKDEDNWFVLFTPEQIEKKVIATAGVSDTWVLEEKRLREVQKGQLRKDVKRSHVVEDKRLHPYVPGPKAEKRHQEVIDDWFLLLEPVSKISVNIYKRAEEDQRRKDELFKKQALAEDRRKVAGFIHPSVPVIPLTPADQPMTSTPTAQSVRITRPTYQEESLKRLEITQEITQDIKQESKVESESIIKRKKREKRIEGESIYIRHSILMLEDSDVTQEIVLNHHASVSELKRIFMEDMPVFGPTEWDRRLSTYTPVIYPKLSIGELFNGIDIMGAEGLSAM; encoded by the exons ATGACAGCGCTTCGTTGCCGAGTTATACTTTTGGACGGCGCTGTCATTGAGCGCGACTTAGAG AAAAAAGCAGTTGGTCAGGTTCTGTTTAATGAAGTCTGTGAGTATCTCAATCTTCTAGAGAGGGACTATTTTGGCCTGGCAGCATGGGATTCATCTAACAATAAG GTGTGGTTGGAATTTTCCAAACCGGTTCACAAGCAGATCATAA GTCATGatactacatttacattcagtGTCAAGCTCTACCCACCTGACCCTTCTTTACTGGCTGAGGACATAACGAG ATACTTACTGTGCCTTCAGCTCAGAGCAGACATCCTGGCAAGCCGTCTCCCATGTCCATCCGATATTTTGGCAGTTTTGGGATCATACACAGTCCAGGCAGAATTTGGAGATTATAATCCTGAACTACACAGGAAAGAGTTCTTCAGTAATATTCCTCTTGCACCCAATCAGACTCCAGAGCTGGAGGAGGATGTGGCAGAGCTCCATCAAACACTCAA ATCCATGAGTCCTGCTGAAGCAGATCAGGGTTTCCTGCAGAATGTCAAGACGCTCCACATGTACGGAGTACATCTGCATCCTGCTAAG GATGCCAGTGGTGGAGATGTGatgctgggtgtgtgtgctgaggGTCTAGTAGTGTATGAGgatgaagaaaacacacagagtttCAGCTGGCCCACAGTTCTGAATATATCTTACAAACGCAGCAACTTCCAAGCCAGGATTTTTCACTCAGAG GATGCATCTGAAAATACCATCAAATTCACTCTTCCCAGCTACCGTGCATGCAAATGCCTGTGGAAAATTGCTGTGGAGCATCATGGCTTTTTCAG GAATTTGAAGGACCTTGCCAAGGCTCCCCTCCAGTTGGGTTCAAGGAATGAGGAATCTCTAGAGGTCAGCACCACCATCAAGCGAGCAGCTCCACGCTTTGCACGCTCAACCATCAAGAGGAAAG CAAAAGAAAGCTTTCGTGTGGATATGAAGCGCCCAAACAGAACCGAATTTGTCGACTGGTTTCAACTGCTTAGCTCTGATGAAACATGGCCCGCTTATAGCCCAG ATAAGTACCAAGTGACAGCTGGAGAGACACTTGCatataaagaaagagaggaagtgGATGAGCTGGATAATGAGTGGTTTCAGCTGTTGGGTGGGCGCTCCTTTCCCACTCAGCATCCTTACTCATCCTTATCTTCAG ATTCTGACATTTTGGAAAGTGATAAATTCCAGGTTTGGAAACTGCAAGCTGATGACTGGTTTGTTCTCCTCGAACCCCACACATATCAGCCCGGTGTAAGGCACTGGAAGACCCAACTAT TGTCTTTCCAGTCCTCTCAAGCAGAAGAGCAGACAGAAGAGCTGGAATATATAAAAGGAAACTCAGAGAAGAGTATAAATATTGTCTGGAAAAGAAATGAGGATGATGCTGTGACAGAGCAACACGAGGAACTGGAAATGGAAAGAAACTTAAGTCCAGATGTTGTTGGCAAAAATCTAGAGTTGGAGACTAGGGGCAGTGAGCAAATAGTGAAAGTTATGAGGGAAATGATGGAAGGTGAGGTGGATGGAGAAGAATTACAAACAGTAGTAATGTATGAACAGAGAAGGCAGGTGGTGGAATCTTATGCTGGACAACCTCAGGAGGCTTTTGTTGAACAAAGAATTAGAACTGAACATGAACTGATGTTAAAGCCAGGTGAAGTGGTGTCTGAGGAAAATATAGAGGAATTAGAGGAAACATTACAAGAAGTGGAGAGTGTTGAACGAACACTGCAGGACATAGAAAGGCTAAAAGGGAAATTACAGGAAGTAGAATTATTGGAGCAAAAACTACAAGAAGTTCAGCAGGCAGGAAGACAGCTTGGGGAGAACGATGATTGGTACATTTTGCTGGAGAACAAATTGATGGCATCTTCAGCACCTGTGAGACTTCTAGGAGTGGAAACTTCTGAAAAAAAGCTGCAGAAAAAACCTGAACAAGGAGACAGAGGTGACTGGTACCTTATGCTGGATCGCAAACCCTTAGTGGTATCTTCAGCAAATGCAG GTCTTGCCACGGACACAACAGAGCGGAAAGCAGAGCTGAGTCAGTGGACAGAGGAGAAACTCCAGAGAGCAAACATTCTAACATCTGTCCAGATGAAAGACGACTGGTACAATTTACTGGACTTGCTTCCACGACCTACACAGACCACACAACCTGCACTGCCGCCATCAG AGACTGTCCAGTCATCTTGGGTGAATGTGGTAGAGGAGCACAAAAACTTGGATGAAGAGTCCAaatggagagaggagagaacaaTTTATGTGGAAGAAACACACCCAATTTTACCAGTACAAAGAGAagaacagacacagaaacaggtCGATGATGACAGGTTTATCCAGCTGTACGTTCCTCCTAAAGAAGCCGGTAAACAGACAG CTGTAGATGTTCACAAAGAGACCAGAGAGGAGGAAGTACAGCTAATCAAACCCCAAGTAAAAACGATAATAAttgaagaggagagaagagaaatgcTAGAAACCGCTCATGAAGTGGTTCACATGAATCCAATCCCATTCGAGAAGAGAGATGTTCCTGCAG GTCTTACCATGGACACAACAGAGCGGAAAGCAGAGATGAGTCAGTGGACAGAGGAGAAACTCCAGGGAGCAAACACTCTAACATCTGTCCAGATGAAAGACGACTGGTACACTTTGCTGGACTTGCTTCCACAACCTACACAGACCACACAACCTGCACTGCCTCAATCAG TAGAGACTGTCCAGTCATCTTGGGTGAATGTGGTAGAGGAGCACAAAAACTTAGATGAAGAGTCCAaatggagagaggagagaacaaTTTATGTGGGAGAAACACAACCAATTTTACCAGTACAAAGAGAagaacagacacagaaacaggtTGATGATGACTGGTTTGTCCAGCTGTACGTTCCTCCTAAAGAAGCCGGTAAACAGACAG CTGTAGATGTTCACAAAGAGACCAGAGAGGAGGAAGTACAGCTAATCAAACCCCAAGTAAAAACGATAATAAttgaagaggagagaagagaaatgcTAGAAACCGCTCATGAAGTGGTTCACATGAATCCAATCCCATTCGAGAAGAGAGATGTTCCTGCAG GTCTTACCATGGACACAACAGAGCGGAAAGCAGAGATGAGTCAGTGGACAGAGGAGAAACTCCAGGGAGCAAACACTCTAACATCTGTCCAGATGAAAGACGACTGGTACATTTTGCTGGACTTGCTTCCACGACCTACACAGACTACAAAACCTGCACTGCTCAATACAACAGAGCAAAAAGCAGAGATTACACAGTGGATAGAGGGGGAACTCCAAAGAGCAAACACTCTACCACCTGTCCAGATGAAAGATGACTGGGACAATTTTCTTGACTTGCCTACACGACCTACACAGACCACACAAACTGAACTGCCTCCATCAGGTACAACTAAAACCACACCAG CTGTAGATGTTCACAAAGAGACCAGAGAGGAGGAAGTACAGCTAATAAAAAAGCAAGTAAAGATGATGAAAtctgaggaggagagaagagaaatgcAAGAAACATCTCATGAGGTGATTCAGATGAAACCAATTCCTTTCGAGAAGAGAGATGTTTCTTCGG GTGCTAccttttatacaacagagcaaAGAGCAGAGATTAGACCGTGGATAGGGGAGGAACTCCAAAGAGCAAACACTCTACCACCTGTCCAGATGAAAGACGACTGGTACATTTTGCTGGACTTCCTTCCACGGCCTACACAGACCACACAACCTGCACTGACTCCATCAGGTACAACTATAACCACACCAG ATGTGGCAAGTCTGATACCACGGCAAACAGTCACGATCAAGGAAAAGGAAGTAACCTTTGTCAAGAAGCCCATGATCATCAATGAGAAGCAAGTGATAGTAGGAAGAGTGGAAAAGAAAATTCCTGCTACAATGCACAAAGATGAAGACAACTGGTTTGTGCTTTTCACACCAGAACAAATTGAGAAGAAGGTCATTGCCACAG CGGGTGTGTCAGACACATGGGTTCTGGAAGAAAAGAGATTAAGGGAGGTGCAGAAGGGGCAACTCCGTAAGGACGTAAAGAGAAGCCATGTGGTGGAGGACAAAAGACTTCATCCATATGTGCCTGGACCAAAAGCAGAAAAGCGTCATCAGGAGGTGATTGATGATTGGTTCCTCTTGCTGGAGCCTGTTTCTAAAATATCAG TGAACATTTACAAGAGAGCTGAGGAGGACCAGCGTAGGAAGGACGAGTTGTTTAAGAAGCAAGCCTTGGCAGAAGACAGAAGAAAAGTGGCAG gatTCATACATCCATCAGTCCCTGTCATCCCACTGACTCCAGCTGATCAGCCAATGACATCAACTCCCACTGCACAATCTGTTCGCATCACAAGACCCACTTATCAAGAGGAGAGTCTAAAGAGACTGGAAATCACACAGGAGATCACACAAGATATAAAGCAAGAATCTAAG GTGGAATCAGAGTCCATCATTAAGAGAAAG aaaagagagaagagaattgAGGGTGAATCCATTTATATCCGTCACAGCATTCTAATGTTAGAG gactCTGATGTGACTCAGGAGATTGTGTTGAATCATCATGCCAGTGTCAGTGAGTTAAAGCGCATCTTTATGGAGGACATGCCTGTGTTTGGTCCCACTGAGTGGGACAGGCGTCTCTCTACATACACTCCTGTCATTTACCCCAAATTATCCATCGGCGAGCTGTTTAATGGCATAGACATA ATGGGAGCAGAAGGATTATCAGCCATGTGA
- the epb41b gene encoding protein 4.1b isoform X5: MTALRCRVILLDGAVIERDLEKKAVGQVLFNEVCEYLNLLERDYFGLAAWDSSNNKVWLEFSKPVHKQIISHDTTFTFSVKLYPPDPSLLAEDITRYLLCLQLRADILASRLPCPSDILAVLGSYTVQAEFGDYNPELHRKEFFSNIPLAPNQTPELEEDVAELHQTLKSMSPAEADQGFLQNVKTLHMYGVHLHPAKDASGGDVMLGVCAEGLVVYEDEENTQSFSWPTVLNISYKRSNFQARIFHSEDASENTIKFTLPSYRACKCLWKIAVEHHGFFRNLKDLAKAPLQLGSRNEESLEVSTTIKRAAPRFARSTIKRKAKESFRVDMKRPNRTEFVDWFQLLSSDETWPAYSPDKYQVTAGETLAYKEREEVDELDNEWFQLLGGRSFPTQHPYSSLSSDSDILESDKFQVWKLQADDWFVLLEPHTYQPGVRHWKTQLLSFQSSQAEEQTEELEYIKGNSEKSINIVWKRNEDDAVTEQHEELEMERNLSPDVVGKNLELETRGSEQIVKVMREMMEGEVDGEELQTVVMYEQRRQVVESYAGQPQEAFVEQRIRTEHELMLKPGEVVSEENIEELEETLQEVESVERTLQDIERLKGKLQEVELLEQKLQEVQQAGRQLGENDDWYILLENKLMASSAPVRLLGVETSEKKLQKKPEQGDRGDWYLMLDRKPLVVSSANAGLATDTTERKAELSQWTEEKLQRANILTSVQMKDDWYNLLDLLPRPTQTTQPALPPSVETVQSSWVNVVEEHKNLDEESKWREERTIYVEETHPILPVQREEQTQKQVDDDRFIQLYVPPKEAGKQTAVDVHKETREEEVQLIKPQVKTIIIEEERREMLETAHEVVHMNPIPFEKRDVPAGLTMDTTERKAEMSQWTEEKLQGANTLTSVQMKDDWYTLLDLLPQPTQTTQPALPQSVETVQSSWVNVVEEHKNLDEESKWREERTIYVGETQPILPVQREEQTQKQVDDDWFVQLYVPPKEAAVDVHKETREEEVQLIKPQVKTIIIEEERREMLETAHEVVHMNPIPFEKRDVPAGLTMDTTERKAEMSQWTEEKLQGANTLTSVQMKDDWYILLDLLPRPTQTTKPALLNTTEQKAEITQWIEGELQRANTLPPVQMKDDWDNFLDLPTRPTQTTQTELPPSGTTKTTPAVDVHKETREEEVQLIKKQVKMMKSEEERREMQETSHEVIQMKPIPFEKRDVSSGATFYTTEQRAEIRPWIGEELQRANTLPPVQMKDDWYILLDFLPRPTQTTQPALTPSGTTITTPDVASLIPRQTVTIKEKEVTFVKKPMIINEKQVIVGRVEKKIPATMHKDEDNWFVLFTPEQIEKKVIATAGVSDTWVLEEKRLREVQKGQLRKDVKRSHVVEDKRLHPYVPGPKAEKRHQEVIDDWFLLLEPVSKISVNIYKRAEEDQRRKDELFKKQALAEDRRKVAGFIHPSVPVIPLTPADQPMTSTPTAQSVRITRPTYQEESLKRLEITQEITQDIKQESKVESESIIKRKKREKRIEGESIYIRHSILMLEDSDVTQEIVLNHHASVSELKRIFMEDMPVFGPTEWDRRLSTYTPVIYPKLSIGELFNGIDIMGAEGLSAM; this comes from the exons ATGACAGCGCTTCGTTGCCGAGTTATACTTTTGGACGGCGCTGTCATTGAGCGCGACTTAGAG AAAAAAGCAGTTGGTCAGGTTCTGTTTAATGAAGTCTGTGAGTATCTCAATCTTCTAGAGAGGGACTATTTTGGCCTGGCAGCATGGGATTCATCTAACAATAAG GTGTGGTTGGAATTTTCCAAACCGGTTCACAAGCAGATCATAA GTCATGatactacatttacattcagtGTCAAGCTCTACCCACCTGACCCTTCTTTACTGGCTGAGGACATAACGAG ATACTTACTGTGCCTTCAGCTCAGAGCAGACATCCTGGCAAGCCGTCTCCCATGTCCATCCGATATTTTGGCAGTTTTGGGATCATACACAGTCCAGGCAGAATTTGGAGATTATAATCCTGAACTACACAGGAAAGAGTTCTTCAGTAATATTCCTCTTGCACCCAATCAGACTCCAGAGCTGGAGGAGGATGTGGCAGAGCTCCATCAAACACTCAA ATCCATGAGTCCTGCTGAAGCAGATCAGGGTTTCCTGCAGAATGTCAAGACGCTCCACATGTACGGAGTACATCTGCATCCTGCTAAG GATGCCAGTGGTGGAGATGTGatgctgggtgtgtgtgctgaggGTCTAGTAGTGTATGAGgatgaagaaaacacacagagtttCAGCTGGCCCACAGTTCTGAATATATCTTACAAACGCAGCAACTTCCAAGCCAGGATTTTTCACTCAGAG GATGCATCTGAAAATACCATCAAATTCACTCTTCCCAGCTACCGTGCATGCAAATGCCTGTGGAAAATTGCTGTGGAGCATCATGGCTTTTTCAG GAATTTGAAGGACCTTGCCAAGGCTCCCCTCCAGTTGGGTTCAAGGAATGAGGAATCTCTAGAGGTCAGCACCACCATCAAGCGAGCAGCTCCACGCTTTGCACGCTCAACCATCAAGAGGAAAG CAAAAGAAAGCTTTCGTGTGGATATGAAGCGCCCAAACAGAACCGAATTTGTCGACTGGTTTCAACTGCTTAGCTCTGATGAAACATGGCCCGCTTATAGCCCAG ATAAGTACCAAGTGACAGCTGGAGAGACACTTGCatataaagaaagagaggaagtgGATGAGCTGGATAATGAGTGGTTTCAGCTGTTGGGTGGGCGCTCCTTTCCCACTCAGCATCCTTACTCATCCTTATCTTCAG ATTCTGACATTTTGGAAAGTGATAAATTCCAGGTTTGGAAACTGCAAGCTGATGACTGGTTTGTTCTCCTCGAACCCCACACATATCAGCCCGGTGTAAGGCACTGGAAGACCCAACTAT TGTCTTTCCAGTCCTCTCAAGCAGAAGAGCAGACAGAAGAGCTGGAATATATAAAAGGAAACTCAGAGAAGAGTATAAATATTGTCTGGAAAAGAAATGAGGATGATGCTGTGACAGAGCAACACGAGGAACTGGAAATGGAAAGAAACTTAAGTCCAGATGTTGTTGGCAAAAATCTAGAGTTGGAGACTAGGGGCAGTGAGCAAATAGTGAAAGTTATGAGGGAAATGATGGAAGGTGAGGTGGATGGAGAAGAATTACAAACAGTAGTAATGTATGAACAGAGAAGGCAGGTGGTGGAATCTTATGCTGGACAACCTCAGGAGGCTTTTGTTGAACAAAGAATTAGAACTGAACATGAACTGATGTTAAAGCCAGGTGAAGTGGTGTCTGAGGAAAATATAGAGGAATTAGAGGAAACATTACAAGAAGTGGAGAGTGTTGAACGAACACTGCAGGACATAGAAAGGCTAAAAGGGAAATTACAGGAAGTAGAATTATTGGAGCAAAAACTACAAGAAGTTCAGCAGGCAGGAAGACAGCTTGGGGAGAACGATGATTGGTACATTTTGCTGGAGAACAAATTGATGGCATCTTCAGCACCTGTGAGACTTCTAGGAGTGGAAACTTCTGAAAAAAAGCTGCAGAAAAAACCTGAACAAGGAGACAGAGGTGACTGGTACCTTATGCTGGATCGCAAACCCTTAGTGGTATCTTCAGCAAATGCAG GTCTTGCCACGGACACAACAGAGCGGAAAGCAGAGCTGAGTCAGTGGACAGAGGAGAAACTCCAGAGAGCAAACATTCTAACATCTGTCCAGATGAAAGACGACTGGTACAATTTACTGGACTTGCTTCCACGACCTACACAGACCACACAACCTGCACTGCCGCCATCAG TAGAGACTGTCCAGTCATCTTGGGTGAATGTGGTAGAGGAGCACAAAAACTTGGATGAAGAGTCCAaatggagagaggagagaacaaTTTATGTGGAAGAAACACACCCAATTTTACCAGTACAAAGAGAagaacagacacagaaacaggtCGATGATGACAGGTTTATCCAGCTGTACGTTCCTCCTAAAGAAGCCGGTAAACAGACAG CTGTAGATGTTCACAAAGAGACCAGAGAGGAGGAAGTACAGCTAATCAAACCCCAAGTAAAAACGATAATAAttgaagaggagagaagagaaatgcTAGAAACCGCTCATGAAGTGGTTCACATGAATCCAATCCCATTCGAGAAGAGAGATGTTCCTGCAG GTCTTACCATGGACACAACAGAGCGGAAAGCAGAGATGAGTCAGTGGACAGAGGAGAAACTCCAGGGAGCAAACACTCTAACATCTGTCCAGATGAAAGACGACTGGTACACTTTGCTGGACTTGCTTCCACAACCTACACAGACCACACAACCTGCACTGCCTCAATCAG TAGAGACTGTCCAGTCATCTTGGGTGAATGTGGTAGAGGAGCACAAAAACTTAGATGAAGAGTCCAaatggagagaggagagaacaaTTTATGTGGGAGAAACACAACCAATTTTACCAGTACAAAGAGAagaacagacacagaaacaggtTGATGATGACTGGTTTGTCCAGCTGTACGTTCCTCCTAAAGAAGCCG CTGTAGATGTTCACAAAGAGACCAGAGAGGAGGAAGTACAGCTAATCAAACCCCAAGTAAAAACGATAATAAttgaagaggagagaagagaaatgcTAGAAACCGCTCATGAAGTGGTTCACATGAATCCAATCCCATTCGAGAAGAGAGATGTTCCTGCAG GTCTTACCATGGACACAACAGAGCGGAAAGCAGAGATGAGTCAGTGGACAGAGGAGAAACTCCAGGGAGCAAACACTCTAACATCTGTCCAGATGAAAGACGACTGGTACATTTTGCTGGACTTGCTTCCACGACCTACACAGACTACAAAACCTGCACTGCTCAATACAACAGAGCAAAAAGCAGAGATTACACAGTGGATAGAGGGGGAACTCCAAAGAGCAAACACTCTACCACCTGTCCAGATGAAAGATGACTGGGACAATTTTCTTGACTTGCCTACACGACCTACACAGACCACACAAACTGAACTGCCTCCATCAGGTACAACTAAAACCACACCAG CTGTAGATGTTCACAAAGAGACCAGAGAGGAGGAAGTACAGCTAATAAAAAAGCAAGTAAAGATGATGAAAtctgaggaggagagaagagaaatgcAAGAAACATCTCATGAGGTGATTCAGATGAAACCAATTCCTTTCGAGAAGAGAGATGTTTCTTCGG GTGCTAccttttatacaacagagcaaAGAGCAGAGATTAGACCGTGGATAGGGGAGGAACTCCAAAGAGCAAACACTCTACCACCTGTCCAGATGAAAGACGACTGGTACATTTTGCTGGACTTCCTTCCACGGCCTACACAGACCACACAACCTGCACTGACTCCATCAGGTACAACTATAACCACACCAG ATGTGGCAAGTCTGATACCACGGCAAACAGTCACGATCAAGGAAAAGGAAGTAACCTTTGTCAAGAAGCCCATGATCATCAATGAGAAGCAAGTGATAGTAGGAAGAGTGGAAAAGAAAATTCCTGCTACAATGCACAAAGATGAAGACAACTGGTTTGTGCTTTTCACACCAGAACAAATTGAGAAGAAGGTCATTGCCACAG CGGGTGTGTCAGACACATGGGTTCTGGAAGAAAAGAGATTAAGGGAGGTGCAGAAGGGGCAACTCCGTAAGGACGTAAAGAGAAGCCATGTGGTGGAGGACAAAAGACTTCATCCATATGTGCCTGGACCAAAAGCAGAAAAGCGTCATCAGGAGGTGATTGATGATTGGTTCCTCTTGCTGGAGCCTGTTTCTAAAATATCAG TGAACATTTACAAGAGAGCTGAGGAGGACCAGCGTAGGAAGGACGAGTTGTTTAAGAAGCAAGCCTTGGCAGAAGACAGAAGAAAAGTGGCAG gatTCATACATCCATCAGTCCCTGTCATCCCACTGACTCCAGCTGATCAGCCAATGACATCAACTCCCACTGCACAATCTGTTCGCATCACAAGACCCACTTATCAAGAGGAGAGTCTAAAGAGACTGGAAATCACACAGGAGATCACACAAGATATAAAGCAAGAATCTAAG GTGGAATCAGAGTCCATCATTAAGAGAAAG aaaagagagaagagaattgAGGGTGAATCCATTTATATCCGTCACAGCATTCTAATGTTAGAG gactCTGATGTGACTCAGGAGATTGTGTTGAATCATCATGCCAGTGTCAGTGAGTTAAAGCGCATCTTTATGGAGGACATGCCTGTGTTTGGTCCCACTGAGTGGGACAGGCGTCTCTCTACATACACTCCTGTCATTTACCCCAAATTATCCATCGGCGAGCTGTTTAATGGCATAGACATA ATGGGAGCAGAAGGATTATCAGCCATGTGA